A stretch of the Lolium perenne isolate Kyuss_39 chromosome 3, Kyuss_2.0, whole genome shotgun sequence genome encodes the following:
- the LOC127344829 gene encoding pentatricopeptide repeat-containing protein At5g15010, mitochondrial, with amino-acid sequence MLRRALAGAITRLSSPGFSSPLHPPRPSRLSTWREPGADGGGGDSEGEDDPFSFPDQQNLPPDVSRGVDAIVAATEFSHTDAARAKDLLERCGAAPSETLVVAALSRLRNSWAAAHAAFRWASAAPDYSPGRHACHSMLAILARHRRFDDARGLLDEMRRRSLASPRAVLLLIRRYCAARDVAAAIAAFRALPTFGFEPGVAQFQGLLSALCRHKNVRDAEHLLLSSEEEFPFQTKSFNIVLNGWCSAVCSAREAKRFWTAMEARGIERDVVSYGSMISCFSKAGSLDTVLKLFNRMKEAGVVPDRKVYNAVVHKLAKGQCVDEARALVQSMEEKGVAPDTATYNSLIKPLCKARRVKEAREMFDEMVGRGLAASVRTFHALFDVATSPDEVFELLDKMKTMHCEPEIDTYIMLIRKFCRWKQHDSVEKLWNAMPANGLSPDRSAYIVLIHGLFLNGKLEEAAKYYDEMKAKGFPPEEKTESMIQAWLAGRELAKASAAAGSRGGSVSLKVTRREW; translated from the coding sequence ATGTTGCGGAGAGCTCTCGCCGGAGCAATCACGCGCCTCTCATCCCCCGGATTCTCCAGCCCGCTCCACCCGCCCAGGCCCTCGCGTCTCTCCACATGGAGAGAACCCGGTgctgacggcggcggcggcgacagcgagGGGGAGGATGACCCCTTCTCCTTCCCGGACCAGCAGAACCTCCCGCCCGACGTGTCCCGCGGCGTGGACGCCATCGTCGCGGCAACCGAGTTCTCCCACACCGACGCCGCGCGCGCCAAGGACCTCCTGGAGCGGTGCGGCGCCGCGCCCTCCGAGACGCTCGTGGTGGCCGCGCTCTCCCGCCTCCGCAACAGCTGGGCCGCCGCGCACGCGGCCTTCCGCTGGGCGTCCGCGGCGCCGGACTACTCCCCGGGGCGGCACGCGTGCCACTCCATGCTCGCCATCCTGGCCCGGCACCGCCGCTTCGACGACGCGCGGGGCCTGCTCGACGAAATGCGGCGCAGGTCCCTCGCGTCCCCGCGGGCGGTGCTCCTGCTCATCCGCCGCTACTGCGCCGCGCGCGACgtcgcggcggccatcgccgcgttCCGCGCCCTCCCGACGTTCGGCTTCGAGCCGGGGGTCGCGCAGTTCCAGGGCCTGCTGAGCGCCCTCTGCCGGCACAAGAACGTCAGGGACGCGGAGCACCTGCTCCTGTCCAGCGAGGAGGAGTTCCCGTTCCAGACCAAGAGCTTCAACATCGTGCTCAACGGGTGGTGCAGCGCGGTCTGCAGCGCGCGGGAGGCCAAGCGGTTCTGGACCGCCATGGAGGCTCGGGGTATCGAGCGGGACGTGGTGTCGTACGGCAGCATGATCTCGTGCTTCTCCAAGGCCGGGAGCCTTGACACGGTGTTGAAGCTGTTTAACCGCATGAAAGAAGCTGGCGTCGTGCCGGACCGGAAGGTTTACAACGCGGTCGTGCACAAGCTCGCCAAGGGGCAGTGCGTGGACGAGGCGAGGGCGCTTGTCCAGAGCATGGAGGAGAAAGGGGTTGCGCCGGACACGGCCACGTACAACTCCCTGATCAAGCCTCTCTGCAAGGCTCGCCGGGTCAAGGAGGCACGGGAAATGTTCGATGAGATGGTCGGAAGGGGGCTAGCGGCGTCAGTGAGGACGTTCCATGCGTTGTTTGATGTGGCTACGAGCCCCGATGAGGTGTTTGAGCTGCTGGATAAGATGAAGACTATGCACTGCGAGCCGGAGATAGACACTTATATTATGTTGATCAGGAAGTTCTGTCGGTGGAAGCAGCATgacagcgtggagaaactgtggaacGCGATGCCTGCGAACGGGCTGAGCCCTGATCGGAGTGCGTACATTGTGTTGATACATGGGTTGTTCTTGAACGGGAAGCTAGAGGAGGCAGCAAAGTATTACGACGAAATGAAAGCCAAGGGGTTTCCACCAGAGGAGAAGACCGAATCAATGATACAGGCGTGGCTTGCAGGTCGAGAGCTTGCCAAGGCGTCAGCTGCTGCTGGCTCAAGAGGTGGTTCTGTGTCTCTCAAAGTAACTCGCAGAGAGTGGTAA
- the LOC127344830 gene encoding NAC domain-containing protein 68: MMMATVKAEPAMAAAAAEGSGRRDAEADLNLPPGFRFHPTDEELVVHYLCRKVAGQPQPVSIIAEVDLYKFDPWDLPERALFGSREWYFFTPRDRKYPNGSRPNRSAGTGYWKATGADKPVPSRDSGGRTVGIKKALVFYAGRAPRGVKTDWIMHEYRIAEADRAPGKKGSLKLDEWVLCRLYNKKNNWDKVKVEQDMPAVAAPHHHRQNGEVMNPLVDTQALSDSFQTHDSSDIDSATALPQSQQHGFSRDMALQGQARDGMVAVKDDNDWLAGMNNDLQSCYMSQFGQMANPAAAPWQDVGSGGYLQSMTSPQTRMWQTVMPPF; the protein is encoded by the exons atgatgatgGCAACGGTGAAGGCCGagccggcgatggcggcggcggcggcggagggcagCGGGCGGAGGGACGCGGAGGCAGACCTCAACCTGCCGCCGGGGTTCCGGTTCCACCCCACCGACGAGGAGCTCGTCGTGCACTACCTCTGCCGGAAGGTCGCCGGGCAGCCGCAGCCCGTCTCCATCATCGCCGAGGTCGACCTCTACAAGTTCGATCCCTGGGATCTGCCTG AGAGGGCGCTGTTCGGGAGCAGGGAGTGGTACTTCTTCACGCCGCGGGACCGCAAGTACCCCAACGGCTCGCGCCCCAACCGCTCCGCCGGGACCGGCTACTGGAAGGCCACGGGCGCCGACAAGCCCGTGCCGTCCAGGGACAGCGGCGGCAGGACGGTGGGCATCAAGAAGGCGCTCGTCTTCTACGCCGGGAGGGCGCCCAGGGGGGTCAAGACGGACTGGATCATGCACGAGTACCGCATCGCCGAGGCTGACCGCGCGCCAGGCAAGAAGGGATCACTCAAG CTGGATGAGTGGGTGCTGTGCCGCCTCTACAACAAGAAGAACAACTGGGACAAGGTCAAGGTGGAGCAGGACATGCCCGCCGTGGCGGCGCCGCACCACCACAGACAGAACGGGGAGGTCATGAACCCACTGGTGGACACCCAGGCCCTGTCCGACAGCTTCCAGACGCACGATTCCTCAGACATCGACAGCGCCACCGCCCTGCCGCAGTCTCAGCAGCACGGCTTCAGCAGGGACATGGCGTTGCAGGGGCAGGCGAGGGACGGCATGGTGGCCGTCAAGGACGACAACGACTGGCTCGCGGGCATGAACAACGACCTGCAGTCCTGCTACATGAGCCAGTTCGGGCAGATGGCGAACCCGGCGGCCGCGCCTTGGCAGGACGTCGGCAGCGGCGGCTACCTGCAGTCGATGACCTCGCCGCAGACGAGGATGTGGCAGACGGTCATGCCACCCTTCTGA